The nucleotide window ATGTCGAATGTCCTCCTTTTGATATGTCTTGTTGCAGTTGGCAGACCGCAGCTTTATTATATCAAAAGGAGTTTTTTTACTATACTCATCGCTAAAGCTTTTTCTGAACTCCCGGCATAGCCGGGAGTTTTCGTATTACAAATACAAAAAAGTTCTGTAACCCTCATGGTACAGAACTTTCTTTCGATCTTATGTCCCTGCTCAAATCCAGTGTTATAATACTGCAAGGCATCAATTTCCGTTTAAATGTTCTTCTTCGAATTTGAGCATCCGCTCCTCATAGCCGTCAAGTTTCCAATCCAGTTTTGCCAGAATCTCGTTCATCTCGTTGATACGTGCCACAATCTGTTCACGCTGCTCAAGGAGAAGCTTTTTGCGCGCCGGAATAGTTTCCGCTCCCTGATGAAACAACTTGACATATTCGATCAGCGTTTCTACTGAAACCCCAGCATCACGCATACATTTGATGTATTCTACCAAGCGGCAGTCCTCCTCAGAATAATCCCTGACCCCGCCGGGCGTCCGGCGCACACTGGGAAGCAATCCGATTCTCTCGTAATAACGCAAGGTGTCGGCCGTCAACGCGTATTGCCTTGCCACCTCTGTTATTGTCATAGTATTTCACCCCGAATTCAACGTTTTTGGCAGTTAAGCCATAGTCCGTTATTTTTAAGTTTTTTAACTTCCTTTAACCAAAAAGAAGCAGCTATCGTATTTTCGGTTTGATATTTACCTGTTTGAAAAAGCGAAATTGCCTTTTCCGGGCACTCGGCTTCTGGCATTACTACAATACTTATCCCATCAATCGGCGTCTTCTGCAGAAAGGAGCCATTCACAATGCCACTGCCCTCAAGCCGGTGACCTTTCCGTCCAGCGATGTCACCATGTGGCATATGATATACGTTCTGTCCATCGTCGCCTCCAATTATTTTAACTTTCCATAAGCTTCGTCATTGACTGGTTCAAGCCATTCGTTAGACGCTCCCTCGGCAGGTATCTCCACTGCAAGATGAGCAAACCAGCTGTCTTTGGCCGCCCCATGCCAGTGCTTAACCTCGGCCGGAATGTTGACCACGTCACCGGGATGCAATTCCCGCGGCTCTTCCCCCCACGCCTGATACCAGCCGCGCCCCTCGGTGCAAAGCAATATTTGCCCGCCTTTATGGTGGATATGCCAGTTGTTGCGGCAGCCGGGCTCAAAGGTCACGTTGGCAATTGGGCCGCCCTTGTCGGTGAGAGGCTGTAAATAGGCCTGACCGATAAAATATTTAGAAAACATTTCGGGCAGCGGGGCGCCCGTCTTAAAAAGCTCGTTTCTTTCGTTGTTCATTAAGTTCTCCTTTATTTGCAAGCGTCATTGACACACCTTAATGCATTCAAACTGCGGCGAAAAATCGATAAACGGCAGTCATTGAGAAAATGATGTGATGAAATGCTTTATAAAATTTCCCAGTTTTCCGAACACTTAATCTATACTTATTATTTCATATTCCCTAAATCCGAGTCCCAGTGCCGCGGCAGTCTCCACAGTATGGATGCCGTTGCGTGATTCCATGCGTTCGATAAGCGCGGCTTTGCCGGGATCAGGCGAAGCGTATACAGCGTCAACACAAGCCTGATCCAGTGCAACAGGATCGGTTGAGGCAAAAATGCCGATATCCGCCATTTCCGGATCATGAGGATTGGAATCGCAGTCGCAGTCAACAGAAAGTTTATTAGCGATATTGATGTAAACGATGTTTTCACGACCCATAAAGTCCATCACTGATTTGTCGGCGTCGGCCATTGATTCAAGAAATGAGTCATGGTCGGCCGTCCAAAGTGCGGATGGGTCACCTGCTCCGTGGATATGTGCCTTGCCATGAGAGGATGCGAAGCCGATAGACATATTTTTCAGCGCACCGCCAAAGCCGCCCATCATATGCCCCTTGAAGTGGGACAGCATCAGCATAGAGTCGTAATTTTTCAGGTGCTCGCCGACAAAGTTTTCTTTCAGGTGTGTGCCATCTTTTACGGAAATCGAAATTTCTCCGAATTCGTCCATAATGTCACAAGGTGCAATGTCTAGGAAACCATGGTCACGGATAGCCTTCCAGTGATCTTTTGTGGAATATCGCTTTCCTTCGTAGGCCGTATTGCATTCGGTAATAGTGCCGTCGAGCTTAGCCACAAGGGCTTTAATCAGCCCCGGCTGGAGAAAATTATGTCCGCCCGGCTCACCAGTTGATATTTTTACAGCAACTTTCCCCGAGATGTTTACTCCAAGCGCGTCGTAGATATTGAGCAATCCCTGAGAAGAAATTTCATGTGTGAAATATACTTTTGACTTCATTTTAACCTACTTCTTTCAATATTTACATAAGCGTAGTCTTTCCGTATAAAATTATTCTAATACTTAGAGCTAGCTCCAAGTCAAGAGGTAATTTTATATTTTACAGGATAAGATTGCGCGAAACAACAAAAATCCCGCAAGTCACGGTTCATACTACCGTAATGCCTGCGGGTTTTGCTATGCAAAGTATCTCTTAGTTATTATGATTTACTTTGTTTGCATAATACTATTAACTTGCAATTGTAAATTGTATAGTATACGTTTTCGTGGTTCTTCTATCTTCATCGATCACAATCTGCTTCGTTGTTACCGACAGTTTAATAAATTGAATTTTACTTATTTTCTATTTTAATTCCATGCTCCATCAATTTTATGTAAGTATTTTAGCTTATCGACATCCTTATCGGTTACATTATGATATATATTCACCATTTTTAAAGAATGCTTTAATCTAAATAAAAAGCATCTTACAAATCTAAATATCCAAAACACTGGCAATAAGAACGGAAATGACTTAAGGATATGGCATTGCGTTCGCATTGCACTTAAAGGAGGAAAAAATAAATAAAATTCATACAACAGTTTTGCTTTAAAGATTGAGTTTTTCTTGTAAGTATAATTGCATAAACTGGAGAGCAATGCAACGTTATAGACACCATATTGCCCACTTGAGAAAATATACTCCGACATTTTATCATAAATTTCATTACAGAGCTCATCTCCGAACCATACATTACAAAGCCCCAAAATATTATTTTCGAATATTGTCAGCTTAATATTATTAAGTTCCTCTTTAATATAGTCCCAATTTAATTTAGGATAAAAATATTTATTGTAGATATTAATATCCATTATTGAACGAATACCTGTTCCGCCATTTGTATAATGCTTTGTTAAATGAATAAAAAGATATATTAAAAAATCTTCGGGAGGAAGTTGATATTCGTTTTTACTATTATTTGTTGGCGATGCCTTGTCCCAAATATTATTTACATAGCTACAATATGGTGAGCTTTCAGATACAAGAGCTTTGTGTATTTCGATATTCATATAAGGTATTTTTTGATATGCTTCATGATAATTGCAACTATCTTTTTTTATATAACCAAGTTTAATCATTATATTATTTATTTTTTTCAAATCTTTATCTTTAATAAGAATATCAATATCCGCCATTTGTCTCATATCGGGGCAAGGGTATAGACTTTTTAATATATATCCTTTTAATACTATATAATCAATATTATTTTTTTCGAATATTCTTTTAATATTTTCTACTTCTGCATGTTGTACTGCTTCTTTGGCAACAGCTTTTTTATAATCGATAAAAAATTTTGTAAAAATATCATTCGGCGGCATAGAAAAACTATCAAGCTTGCTAATTCCATAATATATCATGTTGGATATTTTGTGCTTCTCTGCAATTGCATAAAGCTTTGACCAATCAAGATCCTCAGGTGGAGGGTCAGGATCAAAATCATTAATAATTGATGATAGCAGGTAAATTAAATATTTTTTTTCTGGCTGAGCAGTATACATTGCTGTTGCTCCTTTCTATTATTGCTATTGATTGGTTGTTAAATCTAATCTCTTTATTGCAAATTGAAAAAGCGGCTTTTTTATGACTGATAATGACACAGGTTTTATCGGTCATCTTTTTTAGGTTTTGTAATAACTTTTCTTCAGTTAATTCGTCGAGCGCAGATGTAGATTCGTCTAAGAGTAAAATCGGGGCATCACTTAAAAGCGCTCTTGCAATTGCAAGACGCTGCACCTGGCCTTCGGACAGCCCGTGTCCTTTTTCTCCAATTTTTGTATCAAGGCCGCTTGGAAGCATTTGAATAAAATCAAAGGCACAGCTAATTTTAGCGGCGTCTATAATTTCTTTGTCAGTGGCGTCTGATTTAATAAAAGCGATGTTATCACGGATGCTTCCGGATAATAAAAGATTGCCCTGAGGAACATACGCGAAGAGCTTTCGTGTATGTTTGTCTATAGACAGTTCTTGGCCGTTTGAAAGCTTAATATAGATAATCCCGTCATCAGGTTTAAGGATCCCGAGCATCAGTTTGAATAGTGTGCTTTTGCCGATGCCAGAAAGACCTGATACTACGATAAAATCTCCTTTTTTTATGTTTAAATCAACATGGTTTATAACAAGTTTTTGCCCATAGCCAAAGGATAGATTTTTAAGCTCTATACTGTTCATATTTTTATAAACGGACTGAACATTAATATCATTTTGATTGATTTCCAGTTCTTCCGGTAAATTTTCAATTTCCATCATGCGTTCAGCTGAGGCCAAAACGTTATAAACCATAGGCAGCATCCCGGATAAATTTGCAAAAGGGGTTTGAACTTGTCCAACCAGTTGCAATATAGCTGTTAGAGTTCCAAAACTGATCGTTTTAACAATCATTCCAAGTGAACTCCAGACTAGAGCAAACAGATACGCCATTGAGAAAACAAATGAGAAGCCGGTGTTTGCCATAATGCCTATGGCATTTTTTTTAAGTTTAGCTTTATAATGATCTGTTCCGAATCTTATTGTTTTATTTTCAAATTCTTTTTCTGCTCCGAATATTTTAACGACAATAATATTTTCTAGGACTTCCTGTATAAAGGAACGCAGTATTCCATCTTTCTCTTGAACATTTTTATGAAAATATTTAAGTCTGCTTCTAAAAAATTTTGTTGTAAAAAATAAAAGTAGACCGCCTAAAATAAAAATCAGTGTAAACATTTTATCTAACATAAAAAGTATTACCAAAGAGCTGATAAGTTTTGTCATTAGTCCCGCAAAATTAGGCAGTATATTTGAAATTCCTTCACTAACGACGGTTACATCGCTTGTTAATCTATTAAGTAAATCCCCACTGTGGAATTTCATTGTATTTGAATAGTCTTTATGTAAAATCACGCTGAGCAATTTTGTTTTGTATGTCATTTCTAGTTTGCCTTGCATTTTTGCCGCTGTATAGCGGCAGAAGACGCGAAGTATTAACTGAATAATAATTACTACCAGCAATTTTAAGCTTTGAATGAACAAATAACTTTTATTGCCGGTTGATGTGCTGTCAATCACGCCTCTACATGCAAGAGCAAACAGAACACCGCATAATGCAAAAAGAGAATTGCCTACCATTAATAAAACCATTAATGGTATATGGCTTCGGGAATTATGATACAGCCATTTAAACGTTTGCTTATCCTTCATATCCCTTCTCCTAATTATTTTATTATTCTTAAATAAAACCATCTGATCGGATATATGAAAACCCATGCTTTGCTGTACATTTTATATTTAAAACTGTCACAGGAAATATATTTATCATCTTTCCAAAACCCATTTACAACACCTATGACCTGTGAAGGATTAACGGGATATTCTTTATTAAATTGATTATCACCCATCACCTCAAAGCCATCTTCTTTTATGCCGACTATACGATGAAGAATGTATTTACCATCCTTTCGCACAAACAAAGGAATGTCATATTTCTTTAGATCATGTACGTCAATACTTTTAATGCAGACTTTATCTTTACGATGCCGCAGCATTGGAGCCATGCTGTTTCCTGTTATCGTAAAAATGACCTCTCCGTCTTTTTTTAAAACATCTCTCATGACAGGAATAAAGTCTGATAAATATGCCCTTTTATTCAAGCAGATCAGCTGCCTTTAATTTTACAAGAAAAGCTTTAGCATCTGCCCTAGCGGTTGTTTCATCAGTATCATATTCATTTAATATAGCGCCAAGCAATTCTTTCTCAGTTTTTTCATCTGTTAACTGCTTCCATAAAAACGCCCCTGTTTCGTTAAGCGTAATTAATCCATTAAAATCAAGAGCAGTTGCCCCTAGAGGCACTACGATATAATTCCCTGCAACTTCTCTCATAAAATATCCGCTTTTAATTTTCATTATTATCCCATCCTTTATTATTTATTGTATTATAAGCAAGCTTTACTGCATCGAAACTTATAGTACATCCCATTTGATAAACTGGTATATCTTTTATCAAATTATCAATTAAATATAATAACTTTTCAATTTTGTCATTACTGTTAAATCGCATACTTTGATAGATTAACATTTGCGCGGCTTTTTTATTACTTAATCTTCGAATATTATTTTTCTGTGCCTGCTCTAAAAATACTACAGCTTGCAGCGGTACTCTTATATTTTTACTCAAATCACTTTTTCCACTCCAAGGAGTTCCATACACATAAAAAGTTTCATTAATAAAACGTATTGCGGGTTTATCGTCATTAATAATGACAGCTTTGTCTGTTCCAAAATATTTTTGCCATAGATTTGTATGAGTTGACTTCCCGGTTCCGCATGGGGCGGAAAATAGAACCGCTTTGTTATTTAGCGCAACTGCTGATGAATGCAAACAAAAACCGTTATAGTTTAATAAAGAACTATAAAAAGAAAATCCCGTTTGAATATATTCCCATTCGTTTGCTGTCATGGTAGGATAATTTTTTTTTAATATTTTATGCTTTTCATCATTAACGTCTATTGAAATGTCAATCGAATTACACGTATCTGTTTTATACGGTAATGCCTGTCTGAGTAATGTTTCACCTGTAAAATTCATAGATACTGTTAATTCGGCAATTTTATATATATTCATAAATAAACTCCACTAACGAATGTCCTTACAAATTCTATGATTATTTAAATGAGTTAATATTCTGTGATGTCGCCGCTGCTGCCTGCGTTATCAGAATTATCAGTGTTTCCCGAGCCGCCAGAGCCGCTGGATCCAGTAGACGCACCTGAGCTATTAGAACCGCTTGAACTACTTGAATCATTTAAATTGATCCCATCTTTTTCGATGACTTTATTGCCCAGATTGCTATTTGTTATTGTTATCCTGTCAGCCCCGCCGCCCCGTATAAACGTACTTCCTGTAACTGTTACATTAACGAGACTAACAGATCCTTCACCAATTCCTTCTGAAAGATAAAGATTACCTGTAATTTTCATATTTTGAAGTACTGCATCAGGGGTGTTTATCACAACATTTCCGTCTGAATTTGTACTATAATTTCCTGGTTCATTAATATAAAGTCTAATAATATTATTTAAAATCTGGACTGTTTCGGCTCGGCTGAGATTGCAAAATGGATCAAAAAACCCTCCATCTTTTCCGTTAATATACCCTGAAGCCTCCATGCCAAAAATAGCATCCTTTGCCCATTCCGGCAAATTAGTGTCTTTAAAGCTTGTATGGTCTCCTGAATTTTCATTTACAGAAAAGATCCTTTTAAATATTAATGCTGCTTCAGCGCGGGTTACTGGATCGTTAGGGCGAGCCAAAAGATTCCCGCTATTATCCAGATCCCCTTTTATTATTCCTCTGGTATATGCCTTATTTATAAAATCATAATACCAATCGTTATTTTTGATATCTGAAAATGGATTATCAGTTGTTTTTTCATAACCAAAAATCCTATATAATATAGCAGCCAGTTCTGCACGGGTAATTTGTTTATCGGGGTAAAAATTTACTCCGTCTCCATTTATAACGCCTTTACTGCTCCAGTTATTGATTGCTTGTTTTGCCCAAAATTTATCATTTACGTCTGAAAAAATAGAGGTGCCGTTTTCTTGTGCTGCCGTGATGTATCCAAAAGAATTAGTAATGATTATTGCTAAAAATAAAAACATTTCTATGGTTAATCTAAATGTACGCATTTTCATATTTGGCCCTCCATTTTATTTGCATTTCATTATGAAAAACAGGCAGGCATAAGATCCTGCCTGTTTTTCAATAATTAACTTAATAATCTCCTGTGTCCCCGCCGCTGGGATCGATACTACTGCATGTAATATCCTCAATTTCAAATTCTGTAATTTCAATTTCTGGTTTTTCATATTGTTTTTTCATTTTTATACCTCCTTTAGTTCATTGTTTGGGATACTGTATTGCTACTGTAAACAATAATGACATTGCCATCAGCATCCTTGTAAATCAAATATGCTCTTGCGTACCAGGTATCACCGGATGTTACATTGCACTTGCGAATATAAAATTGATTTGTGGAGTTATTTTTAATTTTTCCGCGAATAACATTTGCTGTATCTATTGTGAGTTCAGCAGTTAAAGGCGTATTTGATTTAAGTAAAAGAACGCCGCTTTCCACTAAAGTATAACCGCTTGGCACAGATCTGTTGGCTGTAAACATAATTGTCTTATTTACAGAATCCATTTGTATGTCCGATGACAATGTAATAAACGGTGAATTTACTGCTGAAACTGCGGAGCTCACAAATACCGCTTCAAGAGTAGTGGCGTTCATCGGGGCAAAGTAATTGTAAGTGGAATCGGTGCTTATCTTTACGCCGTCCTGGCTCCAATAACTGAATTTTTGTCCAGAAGGTGCTGTATTTGCCACGACTGTTACCGGCATATCGAACTTAAACTGCCCGGATGTACCGCCCGTGGATAGCGTTCCATTGACAACGGTTACTGTATAAGTGGTATCAAGCCTCTTATAAACGGCATTTACCGTTAAATCACTGGTAACGTTATTAAACGATTTATCCCAACCTGTAAACTGATATCCTGCAAAATTAGGTGTGCTTGGCGGAGATGCGGCTAACCCTTTTCCAACGCTGCTTGATTGCAGAATTTTGCCGCTTTTATCTTTAAATATTACTGTGAATTGAGTTGTTTCTGCCGTTGGAATTCTTACAAATACCGCTTTCACAGAAATGTTTTCGCCCATTATAAAGTCGCAGCTCGGCTGCGTGGAAATAATGCTACCGGATATAGTGTCCTGCCAATAGGCAAATGTATCTCCATCACTCGGAGTTGCAGTAATGTGGATACTTGACCCTTTAACCGGCTGGGCTTCAAAATTAGGTGCCAAACCAGCTGAATCATTATTCATTTTGACGATGCCATTTCCTTCAGCTATGACTGTTAAAGAGCCTTTTGGCATCTCAACAAAGCTGGAGGTCAGGGATAAATCACTTGTTACTTTGAACGAATAATTAGGCAGCGGCGATACTAATTCATTTCCTGCGTACCAACCGTTGAAATTATAATTTGGACTGGGAATTGCACGCAGAGTAGCGTACTCTCCATCACTGTATGCCCCCGCTCCGCTTATTGCTCCGTTGACTGGATCCGCTATAGTTACTATATAAGTTTTGGGTGCGGCTTCGGCAATTATTGTTGTCCCGAAAGGAGCCAAGTCTAACGCTGTATTCTTAGTTATAGTTGCAGTTAATACAACGGGGACGTTTCCTATAGCGCTTGAAGGACGAGTCACAACGCCGTCATTACTTATATAGGCAGTGTTGGAAGAAGCCCATGTAACAATAACATCGCCGTATTTAGTTGAAATTGTTTTCGGCAACGTGATGTTCTCTGTCAACGTTGACGCAATGGAAAGTGATTCCTTAGCGAGTGAAACTGCTAATTTATCGGCAGCCGCTGTTAACGCATCTTTCTTTTCATCCGGGACAAGTGCTTTTTGCAGTACTGAAAGTCCATTATACGCGCTATTTGCGGCGTCTACTGACGTTTCAGTAGGTATTGCGCCAATTGCGTCTATCAGCGCGATTACGTTATCTGCTTCAAGGGTATCAAATGCAGTTTCAGCATCTGTTAGGGTCTTGTAATTTGAAACAAGTGCTTGATCTGCAGGCGACAGATTATTATAAGCTGTGCGTGCCGCTGCGATTGCCGGACCACTGTCCATAGATACAATGCCGATTGCGTCAATCAGATGTTCCACAGTTACATACGCAGGAGTTCCGGCTACTGTAAATGTAATTGAATACGTCTTTGTTGTTCCGTCTTCTGCTGTCACGACTATTTCAGTTTCGCCCGGCAGTGTTGACGCCGCAGTAACATTCGCTGTTGCACTCTTATTGGCCGTTGTGGCTGAAACCATTGGGACAATAGACGTACCGTAAGGCAGCGTAACTGTATAGTTTTCCGTTGCCGGCGAGAAATTGTCTATTGTAACACCGCCTACAGTCAAGTCAGACAGTGTCGCATCGGATGATTTAGCTACTTTGAATGTAACTGTGTATGTCTTAACATCTTTGTTCTGTGCTGTTACAACTACAGTTGCGCTATCGTTGACGGATTTTGCCTGAACGATAGACATCGTTGCTGTAGAATCCTCCAATAACGCATCAATTGCTGGTGGGATCGATGTACCAGCTGGGAGTATTACAGTATAGTTCGTTGTCGCCGGATCAAATGCAGGTGACAGATTGTAATTTCCGACAGTAATGGAACGCAGGTTATTATCTGTTGACGCTTCCGCAAGAGTAAAGTTAACTGTATAGGTCTTATTTGTTGCGCCGTCTTCAGCTGTGACAACTACTGTTGCCGATCCCGTCAGAGTACTCGCTTGAGTAATTGAGACGGTTGCTCCGCCGTCTGACGTTACAGCCGAAACAATTGGTGCATCAGTCGTGCCATACGGCAATTTAACATTGTATGTGTAGGTTGTTGGGCTGAAATTATCAATTCCACTACCATTGAATTGTAAATTAGACAACGTTGCATCATTAGATTTGGCAACTGTAAAGTTTATAGTATATGTTTTTGTTACTTTTCCGTCTTCTGATGTTACCTTAATTTGCGCTGATCCGGTTGTTGAAGCTGCCTGCGTATATGCTATAGTCGCAAAAGTGCTGGAGGCATTCGCGCTTACAGAAGGCGCACTTTTTGTTCCGTGCGGCAATGTAACCGTATACGCGGTTGTATTTGTATTAAATGAAGGCGATATTGTTCCAACAGGAACAGTTATAGACGCTAAGCCTGCATCAGAGGATAAAAGTTGCCCCGGCAAAATTGTACCCGGTGTTGCATTAGCTTTTGGTTGATATATTGTTGCGGTAATTGAACCTTTTGCCTGTTTGAACAAAGCGGTTTTTCCGGCTGCAATATCAGGCGACGATTCCTTCTCACCATTGTATGTTGATGATGCTACCGTTGCTGCTTTACCGATTGAATATAAGCTCAAGGTCGTGGCGTACGAGTTGGGGAGATTACCTGCTCCTGATATACCAGTACCATTTTCATCACATTGCAGCACTATAATACGATGGGCTTTATCCAACGATAAGTTATTTCCAAAATCAGTGCTGTTGCTAGCAAATGCTGCCCAAAAACCAGCCTTATCACTTTCGGAGGTATATTTAAGAAAAGACTTTGTGCTGCTGTCTGTCATATACATTGCAAATACATATGTTTGATGAGGCTGCAATAAAGTCGGGCCTTCTCCTTCGGTAAGAAAATACTTGTCGATAGAAGATCCCACTTTCAGCTGCAAATCAGCAAGGGGTACAGGGTCATCACCAGTAACATAAACCTCGACAAATTCTGTATTGTCATTACTATTAGCAAGGCTTGGATCAGGAAGTGCTTCGGAGATAAGAAGGCCGTAATTATATAATTTTGATTCGTATGAAACCAGCGTATTATAGTTTGTCACCAATAATTTTTGTATAGTGCTCAAAGACTCATAGGCTGACCTTGCACTTTTTACTGCGTTTTTGTCTGTCCCGCTTAATGCGGTAATCAAATCAATGACATCTTGAGCAGCTGATTTATCTTCTGCTGATCCTAGAGCTACGTTTAGAGGACTATCCGGCGTACCCGCGTAGGTTATATTCCCGCTGCTGTCTTCGGCTGTAATATAATAATCGATTGTGGACCCGTTAAACGGATAATAGGATAGATTTAAAGGAACTTTACAAGAAAAAGTTGAGCTTTTAACAGGGGCGGATTTTATCATGCAGCAATTGTTACTTAATAATGATGATTTATAAGCGGTGCTGCCCGTTTGTCTATACATTACATGAAAAGAATTAAGGCCGGTTTCGTCAGTTGCCGTACCATTTATCTGTATTTCAGGCGTGGTGCCTGTAAAATATTGTGCTGTATTATTCGTAATAACCGGTTTGTTATTATCTCCGGACCCGGGAATTTGCCAACTCTTGAGCCCGGTGCCTATTGTTGCTGTTTGCATTGTGACATGTTCTGAATCCGAATTTGCAGGTGTATATGAAACGCCAAGAACCGGATCATAAAAAAGATCGATTGATTTGTTATTGTCGGCGGTTGAGGCGCGCATATAATATGCCGTGCTGACAATATCCGAATCATTGGTCAAAACATGGTTTTTATCGGTGGAAGCGGTTGCGGTATTTTTAACTATGTATAAGATTCCTCGTCTGGCGGTATTGCCGGGCGTACCGGCCGGACTTGCCTGTCCGATATATGCTAGATTATCCAGGAAGAAGTTACTTCCGGCAGTATAACTGGCACTATATTGAGTTAATGAAGCAGTCATACTGGAACCGGATAAATTTTTTGGATATTCAGCATAACAAATCCTCGAAGTATCTGTAATCCCGTATGTGCTAACAAAACTATCCTTTTTTAATGCATAATATGGAGATGATGGACTTGTGACACTACTCGGAGTCCATTTGATCCATACCGCTTTAGTATCATGAGAGTGAATAATCAGCGTGCCAGTATCAGCAACTTCACCGGCGGTATACGAAGAAGTCGCAGTAAACTTATTAATTCCTGTGTAGGTTGGACTGTAGAGTTTTGGATCGCAAACACTTGTCATTGCAAAGGGTGCCACATAATCCAATTTTTGAGCTAATGCATAATTGCTTAAATCAATATCATTGTCTGTAGTGTTGTAAATCTCGATCGCGTCAAAGCCGTCCTGGCCGGTGTTAGCCTCGTTGGCTGAGTTTTGTACTACTTCTGTCACAATTAAGGGCGGCACATTGCTTGATGCAGTCGCAGGCTGATTGTCTGCAAATGCCCCACTAGGAAATGCGCTGAAAATCATGCATGCTATTAATGCAATGGAGATGCCTGATTTAGCTGCTTTTTTCATTCTCTTTCCTCCAATTAATCGCAAAAGATTGGAAAAGCTTTCCACGATTAATTATATGTCTAGATTTTGCTAACTCAATATGTAATATACTTACATTGTTTTATGTGACAATTGGCAGCAATTACATATAATTGCATTAAAAACATATAAAGGATGTTGAGATAAGATATGTAAACAATTTTAGAAAGCATATCATAAAATATTTTAAAGGCTATAATGCTTACTTCTTTCCGATTATTTCAAAACTTTTCTTTCACTTCAATTTATATTTTTCATACTTATACAAAAAAGCCCAGCTCTCGCTGGACTTTTTCGACAATCTGATACTGTCGGCATAACACCGAAAGTTTTTTGTAAATAAAATTTGATAAATCTTATGCTAAAAACATCATTGCTGTTAGGCTTAAAGTTTTATAAATTAACTTGCAATTGTAAATTGTATAGTATACGTTTTCGTGCTTATCCCATCTTCGGCAGACACAAGAATCTGCGCCGTTCCGCTCGTTGAAGTCGCCTGTGTGTAGGATATCGTTGCTGAACTGCTGGATGCTGTTGCGCATACAGTCGGCGCAGAAGTTGTGCCCTGCGGCAACGTAACGGTATACGAAGTTGTATTTGCACTAAATAAAGGTGAAATTGTTCATATAGGAACTGTTATTGATGATAGCCCTGCATATCTTATAAAAGCTGGCCTGGCAGAAT belongs to Bacillota bacterium and includes:
- a CDS encoding MerR family transcriptional regulator, whose translation is MTITEVARQYALTADTLRYYERIGLLPSVRRTPGGVRDYSEEDCRLVEYIKCMRDAGVSVETLIEYVKLFHQGAETIPARKKLLLEQREQIVARINEMNEILAKLDWKLDGYEERMLKFEEEHLNGN
- a CDS encoding cupin domain-containing protein; translated protein: MNNERNELFKTGAPLPEMFSKYFIGQAYLQPLTDKGGPIANVTFEPGCRNNWHIHHKGGQILLCTEGRGWYQAWGEEPRELHPGDVVNIPAEVKHWHGAAKDSWFAHLAVEIPAEGASNEWLEPVNDEAYGKLK
- a CDS encoding DUF362 domain-containing protein, translated to MKSKVYFTHEISSQGLLNIYDALGVNISGKVAVKISTGEPGGHNFLQPGLIKALVAKLDGTITECNTAYEGKRYSTKDHWKAIRDHGFLDIAPCDIMDEFGEISISVKDGTHLKENFVGEHLKNYDSMLMLSHFKGHMMGGFGGALKNMSIGFASSHGKAHIHGAGDPSALWTADHDSFLESMADADKSVMDFMGRENIVYINIANKLSVDCDCDSNPHDPEMADIGIFASTDPVALDQACVDAVYASPDPGKAALIERMESRNGIHTVETAAALGLGFREYEIISID
- a CDS encoding nucleotidyltransferase family protein codes for the protein MYTAQPEKKYLIYLLSSIINDFDPDPPPEDLDWSKLYAIAEKHKISNMIYYGISKLDSFSMPPNDIFTKFFIDYKKAVAKEAVQHAEVENIKRIFEKNNIDYIVLKGYILKSLYPCPDMRQMADIDILIKDKDLKKINNIMIKLGYIKKDSCNYHEAYQKIPYMNIEIHKALVSESSPYCSYVNNIWDKASPTNNSKNEYQLPPEDFLIYLFIHLTKHYTNGGTGIRSIMDINIYNKYFYPKLNWDYIKEELNNIKLTIFENNILGLCNVWFGDELCNEIYDKMSEYIFSSGQYGVYNVALLSSLCNYTYKKNSIFKAKLLYEFYLFFPPLSAMRTQCHILKSFPFLLPVFWIFRFVRCFLFRLKHSLKMVNIYHNVTDKDVDKLKYLHKIDGAWN
- a CDS encoding ABC transporter ATP-binding protein, with protein sequence MKDKQTFKWLYHNSRSHIPLMVLLMVGNSLFALCGVLFALACRGVIDSTSTGNKSYLFIQSLKLLVVIIIQLILRVFCRYTAAKMQGKLEMTYKTKLLSVILHKDYSNTMKFHSGDLLNRLTSDVTVVSEGISNILPNFAGLMTKLISSLVILFMLDKMFTLIFILGGLLLFFTTKFFRSRLKYFHKNVQEKDGILRSFIQEVLENIIVVKIFGAEKEFENKTIRFGTDHYKAKLKKNAIGIMANTGFSFVFSMAYLFALVWSSLGMIVKTISFGTLTAILQLVGQVQTPFANLSGMLPMVYNVLASAERMMEIENLPEELEINQNDINVQSVYKNMNSIELKNLSFGYGQKLVINHVDLNIKKGDFIVVSGLSGIGKSTLFKLMLGILKPDDGIIYIKLSNGQELSIDKHTRKLFAYVPQGNLLLSGSIRDNIAFIKSDATDKEIIDAAKISCAFDFIQMLPSGLDTKIGEKGHGLSEGQVQRLAIARALLSDAPILLLDESTSALDELTEEKLLQNLKKMTDKTCVIISHKKAAFSICNKEIRFNNQSIAIIERSNSNVYCSARKKIFNLPAIINY
- a CDS encoding S26 family signal peptidase codes for the protein MNKRAYLSDFIPVMRDVLKKDGEVIFTITGNSMAPMLRHRKDKVCIKSIDVHDLKKYDIPLFVRKDGKYILHRIVGIKEDGFEVMGDNQFNKEYPVNPSQVIGVVNGFWKDDKYISCDSFKYKMYSKAWVFIYPIRWFYLRIIK
- a CDS encoding PqqD family protein, yielding MKIKSGYFMREVAGNYIVVPLGATALDFNGLITLNETGAFLWKQLTDEKTEKELLGAILNEYDTDETTARADAKAFLVKLKAADLLE